From the Leptotrichia sp. oral taxon 221 genome, one window contains:
- a CDS encoding type I phosphomannose isomerase catalytic subunit, whose protein sequence is MLYPMRFKKVFIEKVWGGRAFEEKLNMQLPKDKNIGESWEVSAHPNGMGIVENGPLAGKTLQEIYSEYKDKLVGEKPYQNYKDRFPLLIKYLDVNDRLSIQVHPSDEVALKKHNELGKSESWFIMEASDDATLIMGMKEGVTKEEFLRKTKENNFEGLFNEITVKKGDLIDIVPGMVHASLKGSVIFAEIQENSDITYRIYDFDRIQNGKKRELHLDDAAEVIDFNQKPIITHTNFVGNETRKTIIRKKYYSIDRIKVSGNFDDVCHESMIIYSILEGKGTISHKNENGEIISLEIQKGESLLVPVNIEVKLNGELEILRTIIE, encoded by the coding sequence ATGTTGTATCCAATGCGTTTTAAAAAAGTTTTTATTGAAAAAGTTTGGGGCGGTCGTGCGTTTGAGGAAAAATTAAATATGCAATTGCCTAAAGATAAAAATATCGGAGAATCTTGGGAAGTTTCAGCACATCCAAATGGAATGGGAATTGTTGAAAATGGGCCTCTTGCGGGAAAAACTTTACAAGAAATTTATTCCGAATACAAAGATAAATTAGTTGGTGAAAAACCTTACCAAAATTACAAAGATAGATTTCCATTATTGATAAAATATTTAGATGTTAATGATCGACTTTCTATTCAAGTTCATCCTAGTGATGAAGTTGCGTTAAAAAAACATAATGAATTAGGAAAGAGTGAATCTTGGTTTATTATGGAAGCTAGTGATGATGCTACTTTGATTATGGGTATGAAAGAAGGCGTTACGAAAGAGGAATTTTTGAGAAAAACAAAAGAAAATAATTTTGAGGGATTATTTAATGAAATTACTGTGAAAAAGGGCGATTTAATTGATATTGTGCCTGGAATGGTTCATGCTTCTTTGAAGGGAAGTGTAATTTTTGCTGAAATTCAGGAAAATTCTGATATAACTTATAGAATTTATGATTTTGATAGAATTCAAAATGGTAAAAAAAGAGAATTGCATTTGGATGATGCCGCAGAAGTTATTGATTTTAATCAAAAACCTATAATTACTCATACAAATTTCGTTGGTAATGAAACTAGAAAAACGATTATTAGGAAAAAATATTATTCGATTGATAGAATTAAAGTTTCTGGAAATTTTGATGATGTTTGTCATGAGAGTATGATTATTTACTCTATTTTAGAGGGGAAAGGTACTATTTCTCATAAAAATGAAAATGGGGAAATTATTTCGCTTGAAATTCAAAAGGGAGAAAGTTTGTTAGTGCCTGTAAATATTGAGGTTAAATTGAATGGAGAATTGGAGATTTTGAGAACTATTATTGAATAA
- a CDS encoding MalY/PatB family protein, producing the protein MKYNFDEIIDRKNNHSVKYNELARFGFEHRKEPEDFIPLWIADMDFKTAQPIIDALEKKAQHGIFGYVYRPDEYFESFINWQKKRFGWEPRKELLSFSIGVVPTLGSLIKLFSKEGDTILIQPPVYSEFYDISTDNKRIILENKFKEKNGVFTVDLEDLEEKLKQHPKLFIFCNPHNPLGHVWSREELKAIGNLCIKYNVPVISDEIHADLTLWGNQHIPMASVSEEIRQNTITCTATGKAFNLAGLQSATIVFNNIENKTRFDRFWKDLEVHRNNPFNLVATIAAYTEGEDYLIQLIDYLEKNILFLNDFMKKNIPLIKPNVPQATYLVWLDCRELMEKYNLNQDELEKFIYQKAKIGLNSCRAFNHGSNGFMRINTACPRSVLERALKQLETACNELESK; encoded by the coding sequence ATGAAATACAACTTTGATGAAATTATTGATAGAAAAAATAATCATTCTGTTAAATATAATGAATTGGCTAGATTTGGATTTGAGCATAGGAAAGAGCCTGAAGACTTCATTCCTTTGTGGATTGCGGATATGGATTTTAAAACTGCTCAACCCATTATTGATGCACTTGAAAAAAAGGCTCAGCACGGAATTTTTGGGTATGTTTATCGTCCTGATGAATATTTTGAATCTTTTATTAACTGGCAAAAGAAAAGATTTGGATGGGAGCCTAGAAAAGAGCTTTTGAGCTTTAGTATTGGTGTTGTGCCCACGCTTGGATCGTTGATAAAATTATTTTCTAAAGAAGGGGATACTATTTTGATTCAGCCCCCTGTTTATTCGGAATTTTACGATATTAGTACTGACAACAAAAGAATTATTTTAGAAAATAAATTTAAAGAAAAAAATGGAGTTTTCACTGTTGATTTGGAAGATTTGGAAGAAAAATTGAAGCAACATCCAAAATTATTTATCTTTTGTAATCCGCATAATCCTTTGGGACATGTTTGGAGTCGTGAAGAATTGAAAGCGATTGGAAATTTGTGTATAAAATATAATGTACCTGTTATTTCTGATGAAATTCACGCTGATTTGACTCTTTGGGGAAACCAACATATTCCAATGGCAAGTGTTTCAGAGGAAATTAGACAAAATACGATAACTTGTACTGCTACTGGGAAAGCCTTTAATTTAGCTGGTTTACAATCTGCAACAATTGTATTCAATAATATCGAAAATAAAACGAGATTTGATAGATTTTGGAAAGATTTGGAAGTTCACAGAAATAATCCTTTTAATTTGGTTGCAACTATTGCTGCTTATACAGAAGGTGAAGATTATTTAATTCAATTAATCGACTATTTGGAAAAAAATATTCTTTTCTTAAATGATTTTATGAAAAAAAATATTCCGTTAATTAAGCCTAATGTTCCACAAGCTACTTACTTAGTTTGGCTAGATTGCCGTGAATTGATGGAAAAATATAATTTGAATCAAGATGAATTGGAAAAATTTATTTATCAAAAGGCAAAAATAGGATTAAATTCTTGTCGTGCATTTAATCATGGTTCGAATGGATTTATGCGTATTAACACTGCTTGTCCGAGAAGTGTATTGGAAAGAGCGTTAAAACAATTGGAAACAGCTTGTAATGAGTTAGAAAGTAAATAA